A genomic region of Papaver somniferum cultivar HN1 chromosome 7, ASM357369v1, whole genome shotgun sequence contains the following coding sequences:
- the LOC113292687 gene encoding gibberellin-regulated protein 12-like has protein sequence MSHFSSPLISYVFVIIAFCFFVQLSFREVTSSVVSTTLGHARNGGEGSLRPQECASACEQRCSATSHKKPCLLYCNKCCNKCLCVPSGTYGHKEECPCYNNWKTQEGKPKCP, from the exons ATGTCTCATTTCTCATCTCCTCTCATATCTTATGTCTTTGTGATCATCGCATTTTGCTTCTTTGTCCAACTCTCATTC AGAGAGGTAACCAGTAGCGTTGTTTCAACTACTCTTGGTCATGCCCGG AATGGTGGAGAAGGTTCACTCAGGCCTCAAG AGTGTGCAAGCGCATGTGAACAGAGGTGTTCTGCGACGTCACACAAGAAGCCATGCCTGCTCTACTGTAACAAGTGCTGCAACAAATGCCTTTGTGTTCCATCAGGCACATATGGTCATAAAGAAGAATGTCCTTGCTACAATAATTGGAAAACACAGGAAGGCAAACCCAAGTGTCCTTAA
- the LOC113292678 gene encoding gibberellin-regulated protein 12-like, protein MARFSCPFISYVFVFIAFYFFVQLSFGEVTSSVISTSHGHARNGGEGSLRPQECASACEQRCSATSHKKPCLLYCNKCCNKCLCVPSGTYGHKEECPCYNNWKTQEGKPKCP, encoded by the exons ATGGCTCGTTTCTCATGTCCATTCATCTCTTATGTCTTTGTGTTCATTGCATTTTACTTCTTTGTCCAACTCTCATTC GGAGAGGTAACCAGCAGCGTTATTTCAACTAGTCATGGTCATGCCCGG AATGGTGGAGAAGGTTCACTCAGGCCTCAAG AGTGTGCAAGCGCATGTGAACAGAGGTGTTCTGCGACGTCACACAAGAAGCCATGCCTGCTCTACTGTAACAAGTGCTGCAACAAATGCCTTTGTGTTCCATCAGGCACATATGGTCATAAAGAAGAATGTCCTTGCTACAATAATTGGAAAACACAGGAAGGCAAACCCAAGTGTCCTTAA